In Methanobrevibacter sp. TMH8, the sequence CCAACAGCTATTGCATGACCATATCTATTTGATGCATACGCACCAATAGACCCAATGTGATTAGCAGGAATCTCAATTTCCTTAATTTTGATTGAAATTGATTTTCCTTCCTTAAGATCTACATCTTCATCAGCTATGATAGTTTTTGATAAAACAGGAATATTTCCTAATTTTAAATCCATCTTTCCAGCATCAGAGTGTTCGGTTTCTCTTTTAAACTCCCCTATGGGATTTAAGATTCTAACCATTTTAATCCCCAACTCTATTCTTCTGCTTCAATTGTAGATTTAATCATCTTCAATCGAACAAAATTTTCTCTTTCCATTTCTTGAAGTCTCATTTCAATAGATTTAACAGTATTTTGCAATTTTGGAATCATAATATGCTCTAAAGCATTAACACGGCGTTTTGTAGATTCAATTTCAGCTGCTAAAAGATAGATAGTCTTTTCAATTTCTCCAAGCTCAATTATTAAAGCAAGAGATTCTTCAAATTTTTTAGCTGCTTCATCTAATCTTACAGAAGTGTCTGCAAAACTGTAACCTCTATCAACCAA encodes:
- a CDS encoding DUF22 domain-containing protein, producing MVRILNPIGEFKRETEHSDAGKMDLKLGNIPVLSKTIIADEDVDLKEGKSISIKIKEIEIPANHIGSIGAYASNRYGHAIAVGSETHIPLTMEKTVNRAAFVVIADGKIEKGDLLGFLSLLPVEVVNKLV